A genomic region of Miscanthus floridulus cultivar M001 chromosome 3, ASM1932011v1, whole genome shotgun sequence contains the following coding sequences:
- the LOC136541965 gene encoding uncharacterized protein, whose product MALARLRLLDRYGLLLLPALSATALRSSRGLRALCTLSTTLRSGAGEDEIERIRREFEDAKRNYLRIPAAIKDMPKMNPQGIYVNKNVKLDDLQVYGFDYDYTLSHYSEHLQCLIYDLAKKHLVNELKYPESCLQYEYDRTFPIRGLYYDRLKGCLLKLDFFGSIEPDGCFFGRQRLSLSEIKDLYGTRHIGRYQARHLVGLMDVFCFSEACLIADIVQHFIDAKLEFDPSYVYEDVNQSIQHVHRSGLIHRQILSEPQKFLIKKSQVFRFLKMLKEKGKKLFLLTNSPFYFVDGGMRYLLEDQHFDGNSWRELFDVVIALANKPTFYNSDHPFRVYDTQKDTLAFTAVDKFLPDQVYYDGCLKSFLQITKWRGPEVIYFGDHLLSDLRGPSKAGWRTAAVIRELEDEIEIQNGDSYRFQQAKLSIIHDLLGKVGATVVSTEKGQVYRALLDELNAERRQCRSGMRDLFNSSFGATFLTDTGRESSFAYHIHQYADIYTSKLENFLSYAPESWLHPPHDIKIMPHNAKVPASLFSTS is encoded by the exons ATGGCGTTGGCTCGCCTCCGCCTTCTGGACCGCTACGGTCTCCTCCTGTTGCCGGCGCTCTCTGCGACGGCGCTGCGGTCCTCGCGAG GCCTGCGCGCGCTCTGCACGCTCTCCACCACGCTGCGGTCCGGCGCCGGCGAGGACGAGATCGAGCGCATCCGCCGCGAGTTCGAGGACGCCAAACGCAACTACCTCAGAATCCCCGCCGCCATCAAGGACATGCCCAAGATGAACCCGCAAG GCATTTACGTCAACAAGAACGTCAAGCTGGACGACCTCCAGGTCTACGGCTTCGACTACGACTACACGCTGTCGCACTACTCCGAGCACCTGCAGTGCCTCATCTACGATCTTGCCAAAAAGCACTTGGTCAATGAG TTGAAGTATCCGGAGAGTTGCTTGCAGTACGAGTATGACCGCACCTTTCCCATCAGGGGTCTGTACTATGATAGACTTAAAGGGTGCCTTCTCAAGCTCGATTTCTTCGGCTCTATTGAACCAGATGGTTGCTTCTTTGGGCGGCAGAGG CTGAGTTTGAGTGAGATAAAAGATCTCTATGGCACACGTCATATTGGCAGATATCAAGCTCGTCACCTTGTTGGGCTGATGGATGTCTTCTGTTTTAGTGAG GCATGTCTGATTGCCGATATTGTTCAGCACTTTATAGATGCAAAACTGGAGTTTGATCCATCTTACGTATACGAGGATGTAAACCAATCGATTCAGCATGTTCACAGAAGTGGTTTAATTCACAGGCAAATTCTTTCTGAGCCTCAGAAATTTCTGATAAAAAAA AGCCAGGTGTTCCGTTTCTTGAAGATGCTTAAAGAGAAAGGGAAAAAGCTATTTCTTCTTACTAATTCACCTTTCTACTTTGTAGATGGAGGGATGCGTTATTTGCTAGAG GACCAACATTTTGATGGAAATTCCTGGAGGGAACTGTTTGATGTTGTGATTGCGCTGGCAAATAAACCAACTTTCTATAACTCAGATCACCCATTCAG GGTGTATGACACTCAAAAGGACACCTTAGCTTTTACTGCAGTTGACAAGTTTCTGCCAGATCAAGTATACTACGATGGCTGTTTGAAATCATTTCTGCAGATCACAAAATGGAGAGGCCCAGAG GTGATATATTTTGGTGACCATCTTTTGAGTGACTTGAGAGGACCTTCAAAAGCTGGTTGGCGAACAGCGGCTGTAATTCGAGAACTTGAG GATGAAATAGAAATCCAAAACGGTGACAGCTATCGATTCCAACAG GCAAAATTGAGTATAATACATGATCTACTTGGGAAAGTCGGTGCAACTGTAGTTAGCACCGAGAAAGGCCAAGTCTATAGAGCATTGCTCGATGAGTTGAATGCAGAAAGACGACAATGTCGATCTGGGATGCGAGATTTGTTCAATAGCTCTTTTGGTGCAACATTTCTTACAGACACTGGAAGGGAATCATCATTTGCCTATCACATTCATCAATACGCCGATATTTACACGAGCAAGCTTGAGAACTTCTTATCATATGCCCCTGAATCTTGGCTTCATCCACCTCATGACATAAAGATCATGCCACACAATGCGAAG GTCCCAGCAAGCCTGTTCAGTACCTCCTAG
- the LOC136541967 gene encoding tetraspanin-8-like produces MPFRLSNNLIGILNFITFLLSIPILGAGIWLGRRADGTECERYLWAALIAVGAFLLVVSLAGLVGACCRVTWLLWVYLLAMFVLIVVLFCFTVFAFVVTNKGAGDAVSGRGYKEYRLGDYSNWLQKRVENTKNWDRIRSCLQDSKVCKKLQDKNETIAQFMASDLSPIESGCCKPPTSCGYTYVGGTDWTAVTTNSSSDPDCQTWSNSALCYGCQSCKAGVVATVKRDWKRVAVVCIIFLVFIIIVYSVGCCAFRNNRRDNAYRGGWKGGYA; encoded by the exons ATGCCGTTCCGCCTGAGCAACAACCTGATCGGGATCCTAAACTTCATCACCTTCCTGCTCTCCATCCCGATCCTGGGCGCGGGCATCTGGCTAGGCCGGCGCGCCGACGGCACCGAGTGCGAGCGGTACCTCTGGGCGGCCCTCATCGCggtcggggccttcctcctcgtcgtcTCCCTCGCGGGGCTCGTCGGCGCATGCTGCCGCGTCACCTGGCTGCTCTGGGTCTACCTGCTCGCCATGTTCGTCCTCATCGTCGTCCTCTTCTGCTTCACCGTCTTCGCCTTCGTTGTGACGAATAAGGGCGCCGGGGATGCCGTCTCCGGGAGAGGGTACAAGGAgtacaggctcggggactactccaACTGGCTGCAGAAGCGGGTCGAGAACACCAAGAACTGGGACAGGATCAGGAGCTGCCTCCAGGACTCCAAGGTCTGTAAGAAGCTGCAGGACAAGAACGAGACCATCGCGCAGTTCATGGCTTCCGACCTCTCCCCCATCGAg TCTGGCTGCTGCAAGCCCCCCACCAGCTGCGGCTACACCTACGTCGGCGGCACGGACTGGACGGCGGTCACCACCAACTCATCGTCGGACCCGGACTGCCAGACCTGGAGCAACTCGGCGCTCTGCTACGGCTGCCAGTCGTGCAAGGCCGGCGTGGTGGCCACGGTCAAGCGGGACTGGAAGCGCGTCGCCGTCGTCTGCATCATCTTcctcgtcttcatcatcatcgtctaCTCCGTCGGCTGCTGCGCCTTCAGGAACAACCGCAGGGACAACGCCTACCGCGGCGGGTGGAAGGGCGGGTACGCTTGA
- the LOC136541966 gene encoding LOW QUALITY PROTEIN: protein GAMETE EXPRESSED 2-like (The sequence of the model RefSeq protein was modified relative to this genomic sequence to represent the inferred CDS: inserted 2 bases in 2 codons; deleted 2 bases in 2 codons), translated as MTNTASTSRRTAMXPMSSSSPPLSLLLCVSLLLSSTVQQPPSTQTQQAAVQAPDPSFMFGWLNNKWAYTAGDTAVIQVMSLDLRAAAAVRASLSFTFSVNGKEGNSXYVTDVAANIGADPNAWTVSFVPLRAGDFGALVGEKRFVAAEWPLTFTVAAAGVHPSTSWASWTFPGRRVVAGSRAFVSIAPRDAFGNGIARGPDMPGYFRVSGSFLNGSAVELWDFHYNGWTEDGRIGVEFRSNVAGDLLVHVYGDDRELRDSPLMLTVNPGVLNIAVSTCSWKHGINTLQVSSKLEIFIYQRDSFGNIVPDIHPFDAQVVDKATNLSIPIVDLAMEAVADGVQLLSFNVVEAGQFFLTVFDAQLDERVSNSVHMFDVFVGYCDGSNSFANGSGLANSIAGSASSFSVFLLDHYRIPSPVETARLQVKILDKNATSYADPIITPAREPNGPADHQEIISGNSNVQTSKFNVSYTPRIAGEYEIWVLCGNIVLNGGNPYAMTVLPGAINMSLSSVVKFDPKVKLSVENEVVVRLVDSFMNPVVSFRSKLKFQLISASITSTTSFVAKEFVDDGDGSYTAHYVARGLGSYGICVLYEICVLYEHKQLIPCPFDVTVLADEYFSDVKNDTVSVWEDESISFDVLSNDRIAGSKVEIANSSSPLHGSVLQSSKTYRYTPFEGFFGNDSFSYTVCDEHNNVVTATVFTSVLCRPPQFISLPDKLHVTEDTISPLFGGFPGMKMVYSDTTENISVTVTAQSGSVFFDPVRIKLQQLSDDVLSISSRGRGGKDLMLQGTIEVVNDALQFLLYSGNEDFHGNDVISLHASSRNGVRRTQFPTFVEPINDPPVILAPSSIFLSGNQSMEGHQIFDKHRDTFQFSIVEPDLHNFPGNESSFFLVLSLEVLEGTLTTTLPSSAIATASMKTEGVNGWQTLQTYVTIANHFILKGTAIRFRGSVQDCNNALQQLHYQGPRHGTTLSITVNDQGNHGCYPDCSERMTMPLTTAKTVRLVPVIKTKHVNSRRAILFRWLAAAGIVIMLCLGCALMCCLCKCMRALKSERRYKIYGKIRTTEQTPFRQHMGASPSQCEDAGYCPATATVPQLGANRSTLRQRSPRSCKQELELQPISGTINNRTEDSLAVTDKDK; from the exons ATGACCAACACCGCCTCGACATCCCGGCGCACAGCCA TGCCCATGTCGTCGTCGTCACCGccgctttctcttcttctctgcgTGTCGCTGCTGCTCTCCTCTACGGTGCAGCAACCGCCTTCCACCCAGACCCAGCAAGCAGCAGTGCAAGCCCCCGACCCGTCCTTCATGTTCGGCTGGCTCAACAACAAGTGGGCGTACACCGCCGGCGACACCGCCGTCATCCAGGTCATGTCCCTGGAcctccgtgccgccgccgccgtccgcgccTCGCTGTCCTTCACGTTTTCGGTGAACGGCAAGGAAGGCAACA AGTACGTCACCGACGTGGCCGCCAACATCGGCGCTGACCCGAACGCCTGGACCGTCTCCTTCGTGCCCCTGCGCGCCGGGGACTTCGGCGCGCTCGTCGGCGAGAAGCGGTTCGTCGCCGCCGAGTGGCCGCTCACATTCACGGTCGCCGCGGCTGGCGTGCACCCATCCACGTCGTGGGCGTCGTGGACGTTCCCCGGCCGGCGCGTCGTCGCCGGGTCCAGGGCGTTCGTGTCCATCGCCCCCCGGGACGCCTTCGGCAACGGCATCGCGCGCGGGCCCGACATGCCTGGTTACTTCAGGGTGTCGGGCTCCTTCCTCAACGGGTCGGCAGTGGAGCTCTGGGACTTTCACTACAACGGGTGGACGGAGGATGGACGCATCGGCGTCGAGTTCAGGTCGAATGTTGCAGGCGACTTGTTGGTGCATGTTTACGGGGACGATAGGGAGCTACGTGATTCGCCTCTAATGCTCACAGTGAATCCAG GTGTCCTTAACATAGCAGTAAGCACATGCAGCTGGAAGCATGGAATCAATACTTTGCAGGTGTCTTCCAAGCTCGAGATATTCATATATCAGAGAGACTCCTTTGGAAATATTGTTCCAGATATCCATCCATTCGATGCTCAAGTAGTTGATAAAGCCACAAATTTGTCCATCCCAATAGTAGATCTCGCGATGGAAGCAGTAGCTGATGGAGTGCAGCTCCTATCTTTTAATGTTGTAGAGGCTGGACAA TTTTTTCTCACAGTTTTTGATGCTCAACTGGACGAGAGGGTTTCCAACAGTGTGCACATGTTTGATGTTTTTGTAG GATATTGTGATGGGTCAAACAGTTTTGCAAATGGGTCTGGTTTGGCAAATTCTATTGCTGGCTCAGCGTCATCCTTTTCTGTTTTCTTGTTGGATCACTACAGAATCCCTTCTCCAGTTGAAACTGCAAGGCTGCAAGTGAAGATTTTGGATAAAAATGCCACATCTTACGCAGACCCAATCATAACACCTGCAAGAGAACCAAATG GACCTGCTGACCACCAGGAG ATCATTTCTGGGAATTCAAATGTGCAAACCAGTAAATTTAATGTCTCATATACTCCCCGAATTGCTGGCGAATATGAAATTTGGGTACTGTGTGGGAACATAGTGCTAAATGGTGGAAATCCATATGCCATGACAGTTTTGCCAG GTGCGATCAATATGTCTTTATCAAGTGTTGTCAAGTTTGACCCCAAAGTAAAATTATCAGTTGAAAATGAAGTTGTTGTTCGACTTGTTGACTCATTCATGAACCCGGTGGTGTCTTTCAGGTCAAAATTGAAATTTCAGCTGATATCTGCAAGTATCACAAGTACCACTAGTTTTGTGGCAAAAGAATTTGTTGACGATGGAGATGGATCATATACTGCTCATTATGTGGCAAGGGGTCTTGGTTCATATGGCATATGTGTTCTTTATGAG ATATGTGTTCTTTATGAGCATAAACAGCTGATTCCATGTCCATTCGACGTCACCGTTCTTGCAG ATGAATACTTTTCAGATGTTAAAAATGATACTGTTTCAGTGTGGGAGGATGAATCCATTTCCTTTGATGTATTGTCAAATGACCGCATTGCAGGAAGTAAAGTGGAAATAGCTAACTCATCTTCT CCACTTCATGGGTCAGTCCTGCAGTCTAGCAAAACCTACCGTTATACACCTTTCGAAGGATTCTTTGGGAATGACTCATTCTCGTATACAGTATGTGATGAGCATAACAATGTCGTCACTGCAACAGTCTTCACATCTGTTCTCTGCAGACCACCTCAGTTCATATCTTTACCCGACAAGTTGCATGTTACTGAAGATACAATCAGCCCACTATTTGG TGGATTTCCGGGGATGAAAATGGTGTATTCAGATACAACAGAAAATATATCTGTTACAGTGACAGCACAGTCCGGGAGTGTGTTTTTTGATCCAGTGCGAATTAAACTTCAACAGCTATCAGATGATGTACTTTCAATCAGCAGCAGAGGTAGAGGTGGCAAAGACCTGATGTTACAAGGAACGATAGAAGTGGTAAATGATGCACTACAGTTTCTACTGTACAGTGG AAACGAAGACTTCCACGGAAATGATGTTATATCTCTACATGCCTCGAGCAGAAATGGTGTACGAAGAACTCAGTTCCCAACCTTTGTTGAACCAATCAATGATCCTCCGGTGATACTTGCTCCAAGTTCAATTTTCTTAAGTGGGAACCAATCAATGGAAGGACATCAAATATTTGATAAGCACAGGGATACATTTCAATTTTCCATTGTTGAACCTGATCTTCACAATTTCCCAG GGAACGAGTCTTCCTTTTTTCTAGTGCTCTCGCTAGAAGTCTTGGAGGGAACGTTAACAACCACCTTGCCGTCCAGTGCCATCGCCACTGCATCCATGAAGACTGAAGGCGTTAACGGTTGGCAGACGCTTCAGACATATGTGACCATCGCGAATCACTTCATACTGAAAGGAACCGCCATCAGGTTCCGTGGGAGCGTCCAGGACTGCAACAATGCACTGCAGCAGTTGCATTACCAA GGTCCAAGGCATGGAACAACGTTGTCCATCACTGTGAACGACCAGGGAAACCATGGATGCTATCCTGACTGTTCAGAGAGAATGACGATGCCACTTACCACTGCCAAGACTGTTCGTCTGGTTCCAGTCATCAAAACAAAACATGTGAACTCAAGGCGAGCTATCT TGTTTAGATGGTTGGCAGCAGCCGGGATCGTGATAATGctatgccttggatgtgctctcATGTGTTGCCTATGCAAATGCATGAGGGCTTTAAAGAGTGAGCGAAGATACAAAATCTATGGTAAAATTCGCACAACGGAGCAGACCCCATTTCGTCAGCAT ATGGGTGCTTCACCATCGCAATGCGAGGACGCTGGATATTGCCCTGCTACTGCAACTGTGCCCCAGCTTGGTGCAAACAGATCAACTCTTCGTCAGAG GTCTCCACGTTCATGCAAGCAAGAACTGGAACTCCAGCCAATCTCGGGGACCATAAACAATAGAACTGAAGATAGCCTTGCGGTTACAGACAAGGACAAATAG